GCAGAGTAAACCTAATATATTAGGACTTACGCACTTTCCAAATAACTTATGATGTGCATTAATATAAACAACTGTTTCAGGTTTTTCATTGATGGTAAATAGACCCGCATCGTAGGGTCAATTCATGAATTGCCCCTACGATGGATCTGGTTTTTCCAATCATCTATACTTGGTTTTTCCTGTCAATGCGTAAGTCTTATATATAGGAATCATATTTTATTTCTGAATAAAAGTAGTTACTGTGGGGTGCGTTAGGATGAAATCTGTAACGCACCATTTGTAAGGCTTTGGTGCGTTACGACGTTCCGTCTAACACACTCTACAAACACTTAGATTTTTTCAGAAATCAGATAGTAATCCTATAGTAGTCCTAAATCATTCGGGGAAAGTTAGATCGCCGATTTGTTAAAGAAGGCGGCGATCTGAACACTGCAACAAGTTATTATAAAGTTTAATTATGTCGCATCTCAAACTTACTCTAAATAGGTTGCGGTTTCTCATTGTCGTTCTGTTGCTGGTGGGTATATTCTTTCGCTTTTTTAACCTTGACCGTAAAGTTTACTGGCATGATGAGACTTTTACTTCCTTGCGGATTTCTGGTTATACGGCAAATGAAGTCAGGCAGCAAATATTTAATGGTCGCATAATTACAAAAGAAAGTTTTGCCAAATTCCAAATTTCCAATATAGAAAAAGGCTTAATTGACACAATCAACTCTTTGGAAACAGAAGATCCACAGCATCCACCATTGTATTATCTAATTGCTCGGTTTTGGGTGGGAATCTTTGGCAATTCGGTGACGGTAATTAGAAGTTTATCTGCCTTTATCAGCTTGTTGATTTTTCCCAGTATTTATTGGTTATGTCGAGAATTATTTAAAGCATCAGTATGGGTATCGGAGGTTGCGATCGCACTTATGGCAATCTCCCCTATTCATCTAGTATACGCCCAAGAAGCACGAGAATATATTCTCTGGATTGTGACTATATTGCTATGCAGCGCCTCATTGTTACGAGCATTACGGCTAGAATCTAAGGGTAAAGCACACATCTTAAATTGGGGAATATACACCGTAACTTTGGCACTCACTTTTTATACATTTTTGTTGAGTGGATTTGTCGCAATTGCTCATGGAATTTATGTAATCGCTACTGCAAAATTTAGGTTGACGGGGACAGTGAAAGCTTATTTATTCGCATCTCTAGCAGGGTTTTTAGCTTTTACACCTTGGATACTGGTTCTAATCGATAACTCTTTGCAATTTGCTAGTTCAACAGATTGGGCAAAAATGCAGTTTCCTCTAGAGATTTTAATTAAATCTTGGCTTTTACAGTTGAGCCGGATTTTTATTGATTTAAACTTTGGTTTTGAAAATACCTTTAGCTATATAATTACGCCAATATTTTTAAGTTTTATTGGATATTCTATTTATTTTCTTTGTCAAAGAACTAACTATAA
This Nostoc sp. KVJ3 DNA region includes the following protein-coding sequences:
- a CDS encoding glycosyltransferase family 39 protein; the encoded protein is MSHLKLTLNRLRFLIVVLLLVGIFFRFFNLDRKVYWHDETFTSLRISGYTANEVRQQIFNGRIITKESFAKFQISNIEKGLIDTINSLETEDPQHPPLYYLIARFWVGIFGNSVTVIRSLSAFISLLIFPSIYWLCRELFKASVWVSEVAIALMAISPIHLVYAQEAREYILWIVTILLCSASLLRALRLESKGKAHILNWGIYTVTLALTFYTFLLSGFVAIAHGIYVIATAKFRLTGTVKAYLFASLAGFLAFTPWILVLIDNSLQFASSTDWAKMQFPLEILIKSWLLQLSRIFIDLNFGFENTFSYIITPIFLSFIGYSIYFLCQRTNYKIWFFIVTLIVIPALPLVLPDLIFGGIRSLSERYLLPSYLGIQLAVTYLIATQLNNESLIRRRIGQTIMGLIIICGLVSYGVNSQAETWWSKVISYGNPQIAKIINQATHPLLISDDLGINYGNIFSLSYLLQSKVQFQLIKGQTIPNIPDEFTDIFLLNPSDIWRKQIETSYKYKTFVVYSDNNYLLWKLEKSRSLQYIILFKNKI